The Daucus carota subsp. sativus chromosome 2, DH1 v3.0, whole genome shotgun sequence genome includes a window with the following:
- the LOC108206669 gene encoding protein disulfide-isomerase 5-1: MAMFAMRSHLTNILIIVVISLIFISNSKAEVLELTPETFTDKVNEKDTAWFVKFCVPWCKHCKSLGTLWEDLGKEMEGADEIEIGQVDCGTAKTVCSKVDIHSYPTFKLFYNGEEVIRYQGPRDVEALKTFVLEETEKAAAKAHLEEDKEL, from the exons ATGGCTATGTTTGCGATGAGAAGCCACCTTACAAATATACTGATAATTGTTGTTATTTCGTTAATTTTCATCTCCAATAGCAAAGCTGAGGTTCTTGAGTTAACCCCTGAAACCTTTACTGACAAG GTGAACGAGAAAGATACAGCGTGGTTTGTAAAATTTTGTGTTCCTTGGTGCAAGCATTG CAAGAGCTTGGGCACATTATGGGAGGACCTGGGGAAAGAAATGGAAGGAGCAGACGAGATAGAGATCGGCCAAGTTGACTGTGGCACAGCCAAGACTGTTTGTTCTAAAGTCGACATTCACTCATATCCTACATTCAAGCTCTTTTACAATGGAGAGGAAGTCATAAGATATCAAG GACCGAGGGATGTAGAGGCACTAAAGACGTTTGTTTTGGAAGAAACAGAAAAGGCAGCAGCAAAAGCTCATCTTGAGGAAGATAAAGAATTATAA